From Fulvivirga lutea:
TTGCAACTGGGGTATATTTTTACGACCTGAAAGGTCAGAGCTTTATTATTTAAGAGCGCAAGCAAGAAAAAAATTGAATCAAAATAATAGAGCTTGCAACGATATAAAAAGAGCAATAGAAAGAGGATTTTCTAAGAATAGTATAAAAATTGACATAGATTGCGACTATTTATAAATTAATTTTGTTAATTGTAAGTAGGCCGATATAAGTAAAGACAATGAATTTAGCCAAAGAGGAACTTCAATCGATAAAACTTAGTTTTTTCAACATTTTAGCATTATTCCTGAGTCAGGAGAAAATTGAAAGTAAATATGTAGGGTGTCTTTTAAAGTGGAGTGCACAATTAGGACTTTCCCAAAAAGACCTTCATAAGATTGAGGGTGAGTTTGATAAAATGCAATTTCAAATGTTAGATAATCGTATTGAAAAAATGGAGGCTATCTATCATTTAGTGCACATGATTTACCTTGATAATATCGTAGAAGATATCGAACTGGAAGTTGCTGCAGTGTATGCAGAGAAGCTGGGTTTTAAACCTGAGATCGTTGGTGAGCTCTTTAAAGCAATAGCTACCGCTGCATTTGACGGTAGTAATCCAGCAGCTGTTAAGCAAAATGTGGAAGAATTTCTTCAGCTACATGATGTAGACTAATAAGAGGGCATAACAATCCACAAAATCAAGTACACTAATATTGGAGACCCTACTCCTACTAACGTGAGAATCACAAAAAGTATTCTTACCAATACAGGATCCCAACCAAAATACTTTGCAAGGCCAGAGCATACGCCAGCCAAAATTGCATCTCCCTTTGAACGCGTTAATCTACTTGCAGACATAGTTATTGTTTTTAAATACTGCTTTTAAAATACTACGATTGTTCAAAATTACCGCGTTTAATTAAGATAAAAATTGAGCTTATATGTAAGAATTGTTCAATATTACTATAATTCTTATCTTAATATTATCGTTCGAAATACAATAAACAGCTCAAAATCAGCATTTTACCATGAATACTCTAATCTGGTATAATTAATGTAACATTTTGAAATTGAGGAGTTTACCATTCAGATTAATGTAGTATGTAGGTTTGATGATCAATTTTGTTTGATAAATTGTTAGATAAGAAATATCCTTGCAACTGAGAAATTGTTTAAAAACAACAATTGTAGTGAAAAGAACAGTATTATATATGTTTATGATCGCAGTGCTTGCACTGCTTTTCTCTTCGTGTTCAAGCCAGCGGGGCGGTCATAGCAGTTATAATAAGCTAAACAGAAGTTTCTATAAAAGAAGATATGCAACCAATACTATATCATCTGATGCGCAATGTTCGCGTTTACGAAAGAAGAAGTTCCGCAAGAAGAATAGAAATGTTCCAGTACTAGCTTCGGCTAAAAATAGTAAATCCGTTCCGATGGCCGAGTATGACCCTAGTGATACTCCTGCCTCTACTCCTGCGCCTAAGCCGAAACCTAAGCCAAAGCCAGCACCTAAACCCGAGCCGAAACCGGAACCAAAAGCTGAGCCAGTAGCCAAAAATACCAGTGGTCGTGATATCGACAATATGAATGATGAAGAGAAACATCTTGTGGAAGATATTGTACTCTTAGAGAACGACCTGCCCGCTCCTACTTCTGAAGAACACGAAAAGGTGCGTAAAGAAGTAGAAAAGCATTTAAAAAACTTTGACAAAGAAAAGCCCATAAAACTGGAACCTTTGTATTTCATAACAGGTCAAGACGAATTCGCTTTTGTTGATATGGAGCCTTTTCTAGTTGCCGTTGAATACGCTCTCCAGGGTAAGCATATACTTATAGAAGGTCATACAGATCATGTAGGGGACTTTGAAGCGAATGTAGCATTATCAATTAAGCGTGTAGAAAAAATACGCGAACTCATGATTCAAATGGGTGTGCATGACGATCATATTTCTGTAATAGGCTATGGAGAAGAACATTCATCCGAGGCCAAAGCAGCTGATAAAAAGCAAGAAGAACGAAGAGTAGATTTTACTGTATTTTAAATCAGATTCTAACCTTAATTTAGTGGCATGAATTTCAGCCACACTACCTTTCTAAAACACATAGCGCAAACCACTGGCTCGCCATTTCTAATTGATATAGAAAGAGCTGAAGGGGTTTATTTATTCGGGCCAGATGGTAAAAGATACATTGATTTAATATCTGGTATCGGTGTGAGTAATGTGGGACATAGTCATCCTAAAATTATTGAGGCAATAAAGGCTCAGGCAGAAAAGCACCTGCATGTGATGGTGTATGGCGAATATGTTCAGTCATCCCCGAATATGCTGGCTGAAGCACTCGTTGATCTGCTACCTGATAATCTAAACTGTTGTTACTTTACCAATAGTGGAACAGAAGCCAATGAAGGTGCGCTTAAGCTTGCAAAAAGATATACCGGCCGTACTGAAATAATCTCATTTCGAGGAGCTTATCATGGTAGTACACATGGCTCTTTGAGTGTATCTGGAAATGAGGTGAAGAAGGCTGCATTTAGACCTCTCCTGCCCGATGTGAGATTTTTAACATTCAATGACATTAATAGTCTTGAAGCAATTTCTGACAAAACAGCGTGTGTTATTATAGAACCCATTCAAGGCGATGCAGGTGTTAGAATAGCTACTCAAGAATTTTTAGAAGGGTTAAGAAATAAATGTACAGAAACGGGAGCATTACTCATATTTGATGAAATCCAGTCTGGTATCGGCAGAACAGGAAAAATGTTCGCCTTTGAGCATTATGGGATAGTTCCGGACATTCTTACTTCGGCCAAAGCACTAGGTGGTGGTTTACCTATAGGTGCATTCATTTCTTCCTATGAAATAATGAATTCGTTAACTCATGATCCTATGCTTGGGCATATTACAACCTTTGGAGGCAATCCTGTTTGCTGTGCATCGGCTTTGGCGACATTAGAAATAATTGAAGAAGAACGTTTACTTTCTACCGTGGAAGAAAAAGGCCAGCTTTTTGAAACGTTATTGCAACACCCCAGAATCAAAGAAATCAGAAGAAAAGGGTTGCTATTTGCTTTTGAATTTGAAATAGCAGAGGAAGTAGCGAAAATTGTGAGCTATTGTTTAGAAAAAGGTGTTATCTGCTTTTGGTTTCTATCATGTCCTAACAGTTTTAGAATTGCACCGCCATTAAATATTAGCAACAAGGATATTAAGTACTCCTGCAACATAATCATTGAAGCTATTAACACATTATAGCATTTAGAATCTTCACACTCTCTGTATAAGTTATTACCACAATTCAGAACGAAGTGAACCTTGTTAATTATCAAATAATTATTGCATAACAAACTATGAATGAATAACTTATCAAACATTCAATGTATAAACATTTATTGCTCTTCAGCTTTTAATT
This genomic window contains:
- a CDS encoding PspC domain-containing protein codes for the protein MSASRLTRSKGDAILAGVCSGLAKYFGWDPVLVRILFVILTLVGVGSPILVYLILWIVMPSY
- a CDS encoding OmpA family protein, with the protein product MKRTVLYMFMIAVLALLFSSCSSQRGGHSSYNKLNRSFYKRRYATNTISSDAQCSRLRKKKFRKKNRNVPVLASAKNSKSVPMAEYDPSDTPASTPAPKPKPKPKPAPKPEPKPEPKAEPVAKNTSGRDIDNMNDEEKHLVEDIVLLENDLPAPTSEEHEKVRKEVEKHLKNFDKEKPIKLEPLYFITGQDEFAFVDMEPFLVAVEYALQGKHILIEGHTDHVGDFEANVALSIKRVEKIRELMIQMGVHDDHISVIGYGEEHSSEAKAADKKQEERRVDFTVF
- a CDS encoding aspartate aminotransferase family protein, which codes for MNFSHTTFLKHIAQTTGSPFLIDIERAEGVYLFGPDGKRYIDLISGIGVSNVGHSHPKIIEAIKAQAEKHLHVMVYGEYVQSSPNMLAEALVDLLPDNLNCCYFTNSGTEANEGALKLAKRYTGRTEIISFRGAYHGSTHGSLSVSGNEVKKAAFRPLLPDVRFLTFNDINSLEAISDKTACVIIEPIQGDAGVRIATQEFLEGLRNKCTETGALLIFDEIQSGIGRTGKMFAFEHYGIVPDILTSAKALGGGLPIGAFISSYEIMNSLTHDPMLGHITTFGGNPVCCASALATLEIIEEERLLSTVEEKGQLFETLLQHPRIKEIRRKGLLFAFEFEIAEEVAKIVSYCLEKGVICFWFLSCPNSFRIAPPLNISNKDIKYSCNIIIEAINTL